DNA sequence from the Sinorhizobium alkalisoli genome:
AATTCTGCCACGAAGCGGGTGGCGGGATTGGTGTAAAGCTCTGGCCCCGTGCCGATCTGGTCGATCACGCCCTTCGAAAAGACGGCAATGCGATCGGAAAGGCGAAGGGCTTCCTCCTGGTCATGCGTGACATAGAGGATGGTCACTTCCGTCTGCTGGTGAATCCGACGGATTTCGTACTGGATTTCCTCACGCAGCTTCTTGTCGAGCGCGGAGAGCGGCTCGTCCATCAGCAGCACGGGCGGGTCATAGGCAAGCGCGCGCGCCAGGGCGACGCGCTGCTGTTGACCGCCGGACATCTGCGCAGGCTTGCGGTCCTCGAAGCCCTCCAGCCGGACGAGCTTCAGCATCGCGCGCACCCTGGCATCGATCTCCGCCTTCGGCCGCCGTCGGACTTTCAAGGGAAAGGCGATGTTTTCGCCGACGGAAAGATGCGGAAACAGCGTATAGCGCTGGAACACCATGCCAATATTGCGCTTGTGCGACGGCGTCGCCAGCAACGTCTCGCCATTGAGCAGGATCTCGCCGCGCGTCGGGTTCTCAAAGCCGGCCAGGATGTAGAGCGTCGTGCTCTTGCCCGATCCCGACGGCCCGAGAAAGGTCAGGAACTCCCCCTGTGCCAGATCGAGATTGACATCCTGCACCGCCGTCACCGGTCCGTATTCCTTGCGGATGCCCCGGATTTGCAGGAAGGGTTTACTCATGATTTCAGTCCTTTGCGAATGACGGCAACGAGCAGCATCAAGAGCACCGTCAAGAGGATGAGAAGCGTCGAGGCCGCCGCGACGACCGGCGTGAGATCCTGCCGCAGCGTCGCCCAGATTTTCACCGGAAGCGTCTGAAGCGTCGGGCTCGACATGAAGATTGCGACGACCACCTCGTCCCAGGAGGTCAGGAAGGAGAAGATCGCCGCGGAGAAAATGCCGTGGCTGATCGCCGGCAGCGTCACCCGGATCCTGGCTTCCAGCGGAGACGCACCGCAAAGCACGGCTGCATCCTCGATCGATTTGTCGAAACCCTCGAGTGCACTGGAAATCGACAGGATCGAAAAGGGTAGCGCCAGCACGAGATGGGAAATGACGAAGCCGGTCAGGGTTCCATTGAGCCCGATCTGCAGGAAGAATGCATAGAGCGCCACCGCGAGCACGACCACCGGCAGGATCATCGGCGTCAGGAAAAGCGCCTTCAACGCCTCCCGGAAGGGGAACCGCCCGCGCGTCAGGCCGAAGGATGTGACGAGTCCGAGGAGAACCGAGAGAACGGTGACGATGATCGCGATCCGGAAGCTCGTCCAGGCGGATTGGAGCCAGCGCGGATCGGCGAGAAGCTCCTGATACCATTTGAGCGTCCAGCCGGGAGGCGGAAAGATCAGCCATTGCGACGAGCCGAAGGACAGCGCCGCGATGAACAGGATCGGCAGAAGCAGGAAGGCCGTGGTCGCGAGCGTGATGCCGATGAGCACGAGCTTCCACCAGCCGAGGCGATCGAAGTTCAAAAGCATCTCAGCGCCCTCCCAGGCGATCGGTGCCGAAGAAGCGCAGCTGGACGGCATAGAGCGCCAGCGTGACGACCAGGAGCACCAGGGCCGCCGCCCCGCCCATGCCCCAGTTGACGAGAGACTGGACGAATTGCGCGATCAGTTCGGCAAGCATCATGTTCGCAGTGCCGCCGAGCAGCGCCGGTGTGACGAAGTAGCCGAGCGACATCACGAAGACCATGAGCGCGCCGGCCGCCATGCCCGGCATCGCAAGCGGTAAGAGGACGCGCACGAGTGACTGCCAGCGATTGGCGCCGCAGAGTGCGGCCGCCTGGAGGATTGCCGGATCGATCTTCCGGATGACGCCGTAGAGCGGCAGGATGATGAAGGGCAGCATGATGTAGGTCATGCCGATCGTCACGCCGGTCAGGTTGTTGACGAGCGGAAGCGGCTGGTCGATGAGCCCCATTCCGATCAGCAGCTTGTTGATGACGCCGGTGCGCTGCAGCAGCACCATCCAGGCATAGG
Encoded proteins:
- a CDS encoding ABC transporter permease; the protein is MVAQTETASAKHYAPVRARRPTDFDLTLPALGLLALFFVLPVAILLTRSVTEPVPGLGNYAELLGSSTYLRVFANTFAVSGLVTFISLLIGFPVAWALAIMPSRLASVVFAILLLSMWTNLLARTYAWMVLLQRTGVINKLLIGMGLIDQPLPLVNNLTGVTIGMTYIMLPFIILPLYGVIRKIDPAILQAAALCGANRWQSLVRVLLPLAMPGMAAGALMVFVMSLGYFVTPALLGGTANMMLAELIAQFVQSLVNWGMGGAAALVLLVVTLALYAVQLRFFGTDRLGGR
- a CDS encoding ABC transporter ATP-binding protein is translated as MSKPFLQIRGIRKEYGPVTAVQDVNLDLAQGEFLTFLGPSGSGKSTTLYILAGFENPTRGEILLNGETLLATPSHKRNIGMVFQRYTLFPHLSVGENIAFPLKVRRRPKAEIDARVRAMLKLVRLEGFEDRKPAQMSGGQQQRVALARALAYDPPVLLMDEPLSALDKKLREEIQYEIRRIHQQTEVTILYVTHDQEEALRLSDRIAVFSKGVIDQIGTGPELYTNPATRFVAEFIGDSDFLPCNVVSAANGRAEIAICDSMTVSNVPLHGAASSGAKAALMLRPERLLLSRTRSEAALPVTVSDITFLGNNVHVATKTSKGNDLSVRLPFGHEAISGLNRGDAVWLKFDAAAAHVFGQ
- a CDS encoding ABC transporter permease, whose translation is MLLNFDRLGWWKLVLIGITLATTAFLLLPILFIAALSFGSSQWLIFPPPGWTLKWYQELLADPRWLQSAWTSFRIAIIVTVLSVLLGLVTSFGLTRGRFPFREALKALFLTPMILPVVVLAVALYAFFLQIGLNGTLTGFVISHLVLALPFSILSISSALEGFDKSIEDAAVLCGASPLEARIRVTLPAISHGIFSAAIFSFLTSWDEVVVAIFMSSPTLQTLPVKIWATLRQDLTPVVAAASTLLILLTVLLMLLVAVIRKGLKS